In Entelurus aequoreus isolate RoL-2023_Sb linkage group LG12, RoL_Eaeq_v1.1, whole genome shotgun sequence, the DNA window agatccccttgacttggtcaattgaaaagttgcTCGCCTGCAGAAAGTGTGGGCTGTTCCAAAGGATCTGGCGCCGCCGTGTGGACACAACGAGAAGTTGCAAAAGGAATCAAAAAAACGGTATAGTCAACTTCTTTAATTAAATATCAAATAATCACAATTTGTGCATGAGGTCAGAGGTCAGCATTCTCTTGTGCACTCCTCCAGACACGCAACAACGGCGGCCATCTGTGGCACACACTCGTTTGGGTTTCATAAAAGTCATCGGTTCTTCCACCTGCACCAGACAGGAAAAGGGCGCGCGTGGGAAAAACGCTGTGGAATGGACGTCGGCACCGTGATCATGTGACGTTTTTGGTCTCCTTGCAGCCTCAGAAACAGTCGGCCGATGGCGTCACACGTGGTAGGCGTAGTCCGCCACGTAGTCCTTCAGCCTGTTTGGTAAGGGCAGGTCCCGGACCCGCCTGGTGTGTCTGTTGATGGTGACGCGACACAGGTGCTGTAGCGGCGTGATGGCGGCGTAAGCGGGCCGGGTGAGGAGCAGCGGCACCGTGCTGCTCGACGGCGTGGAGGGCGGAGTCTTGTGGCTGACCAGGGACATGCGGAAGTAGTGGTCCACCAGGTGGACCACGCTGTCAAACTGCTTGAGTCTGGGCCTGACCAGGAGCACAGAGTCCAGCTTGAACTTGCCCTGGTCGTACTCGATGCGGAGGTTGGTGGGACCCGCCGACGTCACGGCGGAGATGGTGAACAGGTAGTTGCTTTGAGAGCTGTCCCGCACCAGGAAGGTTCCCTCGGCAGCGTCCCGCAGGATCTCTTTGGCCTCGTTGGCGCTCAGGTTTCCCCAGTACCAGCCTAAAAACCACAAGAACGGAACACTGAAGCGGGCGTtcctacaataaaaaaaaatgctgggttatcaaaataacccaatgtatgagttgctagtgttgggttaaattttagagttatttttatgaagagcaatccatgttTGGGGTtacaagggtattattttaacccaatttctgggttttcaaaattacgAACcacttttgggttgtttttcaacgcattttttggtaaaatgtttattatggattaatcttattatttacaatcaccatgaattgattaacgtggaccctgacttatactagttgaaaaacttattcaggtttacaatttagtggtcaattgtacggaatatgtactgtatggcgcaatctactaataaaagtctcaatcaaaacccaacattgagttagcataactcaacatcTGGGTTAAATACTTCAACCCaaaagtttggttgggaataatccAACATTAagatatcataactcaacttttgggttaaataattcaacccaaaagtttggttgggaataatccAACATTAAGATATCAtaactcaatttttgggttaaataattcaacccaaaagttggttGGGAATAATCCAACATAAAGAtatcaaaactaaatttttgggtttaataattcaacccaatagtttggttaggaataacccaacatttagttaccataactcaacttttgggttaaataattcaacccaaaagtttggTTAAGAATAATcccacaaactcaactcaaaagtTTGGTTAAGAATAATCCAACAAACTATCAtaactcaatttttgggttaaataattcaacccaaaagtttggttgggaataatccAACATTAAGATATCaaaactcaatttttgggttaaataattcaacccaaaagtttggttgggaataatccAACATTAAGATATCAAAACTAAATTTTGGGGtttaataattcaacccaatagtttggttaggaataacccaacatttagttaccataactcaacttttgggttaaataattcaacccaaaagtttggTTAAGAATAATcccacaaactcaactcaaaagtTTGGTTAAGAATAATCCAACAAACTATCAtaactcaatttttgggttaaataattcaacccaaaagtttggttgggaataatccAACATTAAGAtatcaaaactaaatttttgggtttaataattcaacccaaaagtttggTTAAGAATAATCCAACATTAAGATATCAAAACTAAATTTTGGGGtttaataattcaacccaatagtttggttaggaataacccaacatttagttaccataactcaacttttgggttaaataattcaacccaaaagtttggTTAAGAATAATCCAAACTCAACACAAAAGTTTGGTTAAGAATAATC includes these proteins:
- the LOC133662406 gene encoding LOW QUALITY PROTEIN: suppressor of cytokine signaling 2-like (The sequence of the model RefSeq protein was modified relative to this genomic sequence to represent the inferred CDS: deleted 1 base in 1 codon) translates to MTCQPYESPDAVETNTGGAAAAWGGLASDESRLSLAMKELKSAGWYWGNLSANEAKEILRDAAEGTFLVRDSSQSNYLFTISAVTSAGPTNLRIEYDQGKFKLDSVLLVRPRLKQFDSVVHLVDHYFRMSLVSHKTPPSTPSSSTVPLLLTRPAYAAITPLQHLCRVTINRHTRRVRDLPLPNRLKDYVADYAYHV